The genomic window ACCAGTGCATGTTCTGCCGCACGCCGCTGAAGCACGGCCACCTGGCCACGCTGCACGTGTCGGAGCACGTCGACGCGCTGAAGAGACGGGAGGCCGAGCGCGAGGAGCGAGGCGGCGGCCGTCGGGAGGGGAGCGAGGCGCTCCGGAGCACAGGCACGCCGCCCCCAGCAGGCGGCCAGAGGCGACCCAGGACACCCCTAACCCCCGCCGCCTCGGCCGCGCGTTCCCCCTCCGGATCCAGGCGGTTACGCTCCGACGGCAGGGTCTCGAAGGGAAGTCCGGCCCCCTCGCCCGGTGCCAAGGTCAACGGACACCTgaagggccccgccccccaccagcAGCGCCCCCCCCTGCCGGTCCTAGAGGATAAACCTGCGACAACAGACCCCCCGCCCAGCGAGCCCCCCCGGCCGCCCACACAAACCGCCGGACGTCTGGAAGCGGCGTCTGCGGTCGCCGCGGAGACCTGCTGCCCGGTCGCGGGCTGCCCCTGGCGCGCCGCCCTGTCCCGGAGCTCGGTGGCGCTGCTGTACCACGCGCTGGAGGCCCACCCCcgcgaccacgcccccctgcgGCTGGCCTTCAGCGTGTTCGACGGGCAGTGCAGCGTGTGCCTGCGCGTGCTCTGGAGCTTCCAGCACTACCGGCACCACGTGGAGCGCCACCGCCTCGCCCCGCGCCACCCCTGCCTCCACCGGGGCTGCGGCGCGCGCTTCAGGACGGCCATGGAGATGAGGCGCCACTCCCGGAGGCaccgccccctgcaggccggcTGCTGCGTGCCCGGCTGCTCGCGCCTCTTCATCTGCCTCTGGGCGCTGAACCTCCACGAGCGGGAGCACTACACCACCGGCGGCGACGCCGAGGCTCGCGGGGCGGCGGACCCCGGGGCCAGGAGGACGGGGGCCAGGCCGGACCCCGCCCAGGCTACCCCCGCACGGGCCAAGGGTCGCCTGAAGGTCAGCGAGCGGGCCGCGGAGGCGGAGCCTCACTCGGAGGTCAGAGCGGGGGGTTCGGGGACGAGGAGGTCTCCAGGTTCCAGGCGGGTCCAGGGTGTTCAGGGTCCCGCCCATTGCCCAGCCGGACCCCGCAGTGCGGCCTCACACAAGCAGAGGAGAACGCCTTCGAGACCAAGAGCTGAGCCCGTTCAGCCAGCCCCGGTCGCCAGCGGCAACAGGATGAGACGGGGTCTCAGCGGCAGGCCGGTCAAACTCGACACCGACGGCCACAAAACGAAGAATCCTCCCGCGACGTCGACGGAGTCGAGTACGACAGCAGCTGTTCAGAAACCAGCTCGCAAACGGGAAGCTGGACTCATTTTGGCGGAAGAACGGCAGTCCTATCACAAATCAAGGTTAACCTCAAAGTTCCACGAAAAGTCGGCTCCTTTAGACCAGGAACAGTCGGCTCCTTTAGACCAGGAACAGTCGGCTCCTTTAGACCAGGAACAGTCGGCTCCTTTAGACCAGGAACAGTCGGCTCCTTTAGACCAGGAACAGTCGGCTCCTTTAGACCAGGAACAGTTGGCTCCTTTAGACCAGGAACAGTCTTCAACTTTTGACCAGAAAGAGTCGGCACCTTTAGACCAGGAACAGTCGGCTCCTTTAGACCAGGGACAGTCGGCTCCTTTAGACCAGGAACAGTCGGCTCCTTTAGACCAGGAACAGTCGGCTCCTTTAGACCAGGAAGAGTCGGCACCTTTAGACCAGGAAGAGTCGGCTCCTTTAGACCAGGAAGAGTCGGCTCCTTTAGACCAGGGACAGTCGGCTCCTTTAGACCAGGAACAGTCGGCTCCTTTAGACCAGGAACAGTCGGCTCCTTTAGACCAGGAACAGTCTGCACCTTTAGACCAGGAACAGTCGGCTCCTTTCGACCAGGAACAGTCTGCACCTTTAGACCAGGAACAGTCTGCACCTTTAGACCAGAAAGAGTCGGCACCTTTAGACCAGAAAGAGTCGGCTCCTTTAGACCAGGAAGAGTCGGCACCTTTAGACCAGAAAGAGTCGGCTCCTTTAGACAAGGAACAGTCGGCAACTTTAGACCAGGAACAGTCGGCACCTTTAGACCAGGAACAGTCGGCACCTTTAGACCAGGAACAGTCTGTTCTTTTAGACCAGGAACAGTCTGCTCCTTTAGACCAGGAACAGTCGGCTCCTTTAGACCAGAAAGAGTCGGCTCCTTTAGACCAGAAAGAGTCGGCTCCTTTAGACCAGAAAGAGTCGGCTCCTTTAGACCAGAAAGAGTCGGCTCCTTTTGACCAGAAAGAGTCGGCTCCTTTTGACCAGGAAGAGTCGGCTCCTTTTGACCAGGAAGAGTCGGCTCCTTTTGACCAGGAAGAGTCGGCTCCTTTTGACCAGGAAGAGTCGGCTCCTTTTGACCAGGAAGAGTCGGCTCCTTTGGCCTCTAAAAAGCAAGAACAGTCGTCTTCTTTGACCTCTACAGAACAAGAACAGTCGTCTTCTTTGACCTCTACTGAACAAGAACAGTCGGCTTCTTTGACCTCTACAGAACAAGAACAGTCAGCTTCTTTGACCTCTACAGAACAAGAACAGTTGGCTCCTTTAGACCAAGAACAGTCGGCTCTTTTGGACCAAGAACAAGAACAGTCTGCTCCTTTGGCCTCTGTGGACCAGGAACAGTCGGCTCCTTTAGACCAGGAACAGTCGGCCTCTCCAGACCAGGAACATTCAGGGCCTTTAGACCAGGAACAGTCGGCTCCTTTGGACCAGGGACAGTCGGCTCCTTTGGACCAGGGACAGTCGGCTCCTTTGGACCAGGGACAGTCGGCTCCTTTGGACCAGGGACAGTCGGCTCCTTTATACCAGGAACAGTCGGCTCCTTTAGACCAGGATCAGTCGGCTCCTTTGGACTCTCCAGACCAGGAACAGCTGCAAATACATCAAGCGTCCAAAAAACACAAACCTATTTCAGCTGCTCCAAAGAATTCCGATGTTGATTTGGTAAAGAAGGGAAGGGTTGCCCATTTAAACAGCGGTCCAAAGACCAAAGCAGCCTCTACCGGCAACGCACCTGAATCAAAGTGCAGAACTCAGACCAAAATGAAAGATCTCAAAGTCGCCAAGGCAACAAAAACTGCCTTGGTCCCCAAGGCAACAAAAACTGCCTCGGTCACCAAGGCAACAAAAACTGCCTCGGTCACCAAGGCAACGAAAGCTTCCTCCGTCACCAAGGCAAAGAGAGCTCCCTCCGTCGCCAAGGCAACAAAATCAACCGCGGTCGCCAAGGCACCGAAAGCTCCCTCCGTCGCCAAGGCAACGAAAGCTCGCTCCGTCGCCAAGGCAACAGAGGTTACAGCGGTTGCCAAGGCAACGGAGGTTGCAGCCGTCACCCAGACGTGTGACGTTCCACAGGAGGCCCCCGCCACCGGGCCCTCCCCCGCCGGCCCCCATCAGCGGGGCGCGGGCGACGGCGTCGGCTACACGGTGCTGATCAACGGAGCGGCCGCCGTGAAGCGGAGGGCCGCGgacgaggccacgcccccctcctaCCGCAAGAACTACTTCCGCGCCCCGCCCACCACCTACCTGGACGAGCGCTTCACCAACATGCCCAAGCGCCGCAAGCACATGGCCATGTTCCGCTCGGCGGCGGCCCGGAGCCCGGAGCCCCGCGCCGCCGCCACGCGATGCCCCAGCTGCTTCAGCTCCTTCCTCCGGCAGGACGAGCTGCAGGCGCACCTCCGGGACCACCGCTGCTCCGGCATGTTCGGCTTCGACTCCGACGAAGGTGAGTGTGTGGCCAGTAGACCCCCGGATACCGTCAGATAGCCTGAGATACCGTCTGCTGACGTCATGTCCCCCCCCCGCAGACGACAGCTGAGCGTCCCGGGAGTCAGCTGGAGGCCGGGACACCTGGACCACGGCGAGACCGGGGCCGGCGGACACCTGGACCACGGCGAGACCGGGGCCGGCAGACACCTGGACCACGGCGAGACCGGGGCCGGCGGACACCTGGGGGCCGGGACACCAGGACCACGGCGAGACCGGGGCCGGCACACACCTGGGGGCTGGAGGGCGGGACACCAGGACCACGGCGAGACCGGGGCCGGCGGACACCTGGACCACGGCGAGACCAAGGCCGGCGGACACCTGGGGGCTGGAGGGCGGCGGAGACATTGGgttatggggggaggggggggcgtagAGATGTAGTATTAAAGTGCCTGGCCGGACGGACGCGTCCCGGCTGCAGAAAGCTGTGAAAGAGACTGAAGCCATAACACCTCCTTCACGTTTTGCGTTTTGCACTAGGCAGTCGACTGACCTTCCTTTTGGTTATTTTCTTCCGCGTTGATACTTGAAATATTTTGTAATAATGTAAACCGACGGTGATTCTGCCGCGCTTCATCAATTATTTAAACCTTCAGGGGGAGGAGCTTGCACTAGACTCACCGTAGGCCTCAACAGTGAGTGGATCAAGTGGGGGAGACGTTCTGGTTCTACTGCAGTACCGGCGACCGCCAGCGAGAGCAGTGGTCACCACAGGGCCTCTTATCAAAGAGCCTGCATTGAACCGGTTCATCACGTCTGAGTCGAGCACCGACAAAATGCGTCCTGGGAACGGTGCCACTGCGTCCTGGGAGCGTTGCCACTGCGTCCTGGGAGCGGTGCCACTGCGTCCTGGGAGCAGTGTCACTGCGTCCTGGGAGCGGTGCCACTGCGTCCTGGGAGCGTTGTCACTGTGTCCTGGGAGCAGTGCCACTGCGTCCTGGGAGCAGTGCCACTGCGTCCTGGGAGCGGTGCCACTGCGTCCTGGGAGCGGTGTCACTGCGTCCTGGGAGCGTTGCCACTGCGTCCTGGGAGCGGTGTCACTGCGTCCTGGGAGCGTTGTCACTGCGTCCTGGGAGCGGTGTCACTGCGTCCTGGGAGCGGTGCCACTGCGTCCTGGGAGCGGTGCCACTGCGTCCTGGGAGCGGTGCCACTGCGTCCTGGGAGCGGTGCCACTGCGTCCTGGGAGCGGTGCCACTGCGTCCTGGGAGCGGTGCCACTGCGTCCTGGGAGCGGTGCCACTGCGTCCTGGGAGCGGTGTCACTGTGTCCTGGGAGCGGTGCCACTGCGTCCTGGGAGCGTTGCCACTGCGTCCTGGGAGCGTTGTCACTGCATGTTTTGCTATCCAGGATCGTCTGATCCGTTACTTTTATGCCActttttaaaggggacctatcaaATGGATCCCAAACCGAGTTGGaagttttaaaaaaacaaaagggcagGTTTGATCCAGATCAAATGTAAGATCGGTTTACATTATCTGATTTTAGTTTGGAATCCCTCTTTAGCTTTGAAAAACCCATTTCCAATCTGTGATCCGAAATCCCCCTGGATATCTTTTGAGACACTGGGCCCAGGACATCAGGACTGTCCGGACTGACCCTCTCTTACGAGGACTGTCTGTTTTGCACGTCTGTTACGAGGACTGTCTGGTTTGAAGACGCATCTTTTGAGCGTTTCTAGTGAAGCGACCGGTTTAATTTATTGGCAGGCTTTATTTTCTATCTTTTGTAAATATTTGAAGAGTTTGGcttatatataagtatatacaAGGTTGTATTGTATACGGGTTTCAGGCCTGGGATTTTATAACACTGTTGAATCACAATAAAACTAATTCAGCGTTGCTGTTGAATTTTAAACCGTAAACCTCAAAAcatttcttggtttcttttgtATTCTTTGACTTCCATCGACATTCGTATCGGTCTATCGCACTGTGCTGTTCACGTTACAGCGCTTGAGTCAGATTAATACCGTTTTACTGATCCTTTTCGGTATTGTATGTTGGCATTAAGGGGGGCAAATGTTATCgtcgttttttttgtattgtaatATTCTAGCTCTAGACGGAGTCGGCCATTAAGGGGGCCGACGCTCGGTTGGAGCAAAGAAGAATCGTAGAATCAAATATTTTGTGCCAAAGATCAACAGGCGGTACCCCTGTTTTAGTCGTATCTTAAGTAACAGAAGGGGTACCCCTGTTTTAGTCTTATCTAAAGTAGCAGAAGGGGTACCCCTGTTTTAGTCGTATCTAAAGTAACAGAAGGGGTACCCCTGTTTTAGTCGTATCTAAAGTAGCAGAAGGGGTACCCCTGTTTTAGTCGTATCTAAAGTAGCAGAAGGGGTACCCCTGTTTTAGTCGTATCTAAAGTAACAGAAGGGGTACCCCTGTTTTAGTCGTATCTAAAGTAACAGAAGGGGTACCCCTGTTTTAGTCTTATCTAAAGTAACAGAAGGGGTACCCCTGTTTTAGTCGTATCTAAAGTAACAGAAGGGGTACCCCTGTTTTTGTCGTATCTAAAGTAACAGAAGGGGTACCCCTGTTTTAGTCGTATCTAAAGTAGCAGAAGGGGTACCCCTGTTTTAGTCGTATCTAAAGTAGCAGAAGGGGTACCCCTGTTTTAGTCGTATCTAAAGTAGCAGAAGGGGTACCCCTGTTTTAGTCGTATCTAAAGTAACAGAAGGGGTACCCCTGTTTTAGTCGTATCTAAAGTAGCAGAAGGGGTACCCCTGTTTTAGTCGTATCTAAAGTAGCAGAAGGGGTACCCCTGTTTTAGTCTTATCTAAAGTAGCAGAAGGGGTACCCCTGTTTTAGTCGTATCTAAAGTAACAGAAGCAACACCACGTTGTTTAGTTGTCGTTGCATAATAAAGCCTAAGGGTGTTTAGTCTTTATCTAAAGTAACGGGGGGGTACCCCTGGGTTTAGTCTTTAACAGAGGGGTACCCCTGGGTTTAGTCTTTAACAGAGGGGTACTCCTGGGTTTAGTCTTTATAGTAACAGAGGGGTACCCCTGGGTTTAGTCTTTATAGTAACAGAGGGGTACCCCTGGGTTTAGTCTTTAACAGAGGGGTACCCCTGGGTTTAGTCTTTATAGTAACAGAGGGGTACCCCTGGGTTTAGTCTTTATAGTAACAGAGGGGTACCCCTGGGTTTAGTCTTTATAGTAACAGAGGGGTACCCCTGGGTTTAGTCTTTATAGTAACAGAGGGGTACCCCTGGGTTTAGTCTTTATAGTAACAGAGGGGTACCCCTGGGTTTAGTCTTTATAGTAAGAGGGGTACCCCTGGGTTTAGTCTTTATAGTAACAGAGGGGTACCCCTGGGTTTAGTCTTTAACAGAGGGGTACCCCTGGGTTTAGTCTTTATAGTAACAGAGGGGTACCCCTGGGTTTAGTCTGTAACAGAGGGGTACCCCTGGGTTTAGTCTTTAACAGAGGGGTACCCCTGGGTTTAGTCTGTAACAGAGGGGTACCCCTGGGTTTAGAGTAAGGGGAGCGTGGGGTAGGATGAGCCAGTGGGTGAGTTGACCCATCCCATGTATTTTGGAAACTACACATCAATTCAGGAAGCCCCCATAATTTATATCTGGCTGTGATGGCGAGAAGCACATGGTAAAGTTGCAGGTAGGTTTTTTTCACAACAAAGTAAGTTAACGTATCCGGTATAATGACTGCTATGTCAAAGCAAATTTATCCATGCGTAAAGATATGTCATACATGTTGATTTGCCACGGTATAAAACCAAGGGAGTAATTTAGCTAAAGATTAGCCTGAATTGTTCAACCAGGCATTTTCCAAAATGGTGGCAGTGGGGCAAAGTGAGCCACGCGATTTGGTGTAAGTTGAGCCAGCCGTTCAACCTGCCCAACCATGATGCACTGAAGTTAAGTTAAGTCTAAAGTATAAAGTGGTATTTCAATGTAGTGTTACGCAACTGATTTGGTTTTTCCTATTTTACACATTGTAGAAAAGCTATAATGcaaagatagagagagcagCTAGCCACTGATGGTGAAAATCCAACAGAGAAGTAACAAAATACAGAAATAGTGCCAGGTTTTATATGGTTTAAAGTCACCGTGGGCGAATAAATAAGGCTATTTGGAAAAGGACTTGAAAAAGTAAATTGTTCAATTTACCCCAAGATGGCTCAACTTACCTCAAAGACTTATGTCTTAAATGCATTGTTATCATTTTGATTGACAGGGGACATCCTGAAACAAAGGTAGATGTCTCATTTGACATCAGTCTTATTTTTGCTTGCCTAGAGGACGACATGAGTAAAAGTTGGCTCATCTTACCCCAATCTCCcctacagacatacagacacacaatattTGCGACACAAAAGTCTTAAAATACAGAGAGAAGATTATGCCGCAACGGtttcgctgctgctgcttcagTGATGGTTTTGACGGTGAATCAATCATTGCTTCATTAGAACCCACTCAGAATCTCAAATGTCTAGAAGGTTGAACTTATTGTTGTTAAATTCTTCGCTATGGGAGACGgaacacatacagtatatccaGTACTCTGTAGTAACAGTACTGTAAAAACGACTTGGTACTTACAGGTGTAGTAACAGTACTGTTACTACATCTGTAAGTACCCTGTGGTAAAAGTCTGACTGTGGTAGCAGTACTGTAGTGACAGTACTTTGTCGGTCATATTTTCAATTTAAAgttaaaatacaacaaatataTCAGATGCATAAATAAGCAGTAGTCcaacggagagggagggaacagGTTCAGTCTGGTCGCTGAACACAAAGGAAGGTGGAGACTTCTCCGTAGCTCCAGTCCAGACAGAGGAGCTCTCACACTCCCCCCATGGGATTGGTCCGTCCCACGATGTGCctgtctgtgattggtccgtcCCACGATGTGCCTGTCTGTGGTTGGCCCATCCCAGGGTGTCTTGGTCGGTGATGGGTCAGTTCCAGGGTGTGCTGGTCTGCGATTGGCCCGTCCCAGGTGTGCtggtctgtgattggtcagttccAGGCCGGCCTCATGTAGGTGGGGATGCACTGACACACCTGTGAGCTGTAGTAGAACCCTCGCGGACATCCTCGCTTGGACTTCCTGCACGGTAACCGATAGCAACTGGAAGAGAGAAGACGTTtgggtgtcagtgtgtgggattgtgtgtgtgtgtgtgtaacctgcatgtgttacctgcaggtgtgtgtgtgtgtttgtgttacctgCAGGTGAttgcgtgtgagtgtttgtaacgtgtgtgttacctacatgtgtgtgtgtgtgtgtgtaacctggGCTGGTtacctgcaggtgtgtgtgtgtgtgtttgttacctgcaggtgtgtgtgtgtgttacctgcaggtgtgtgtgtgtgttacctgcaggtgtgtgtttgtaacctgtgtgtgttacctgcaggtgtgtgtgtgtttgtgttacctgCAGGTGATTGCGTGTGAGTGTtacctgcaggtgtgtgtgtgtgtgtaacctgggtgtgttacctgcaggtgtgtttgtgtgtgtaacctgggtgtgttacctgcaggtgtgtgtgtgtgcgtgtaacctgggtgtgttacctgcaggtgtgtttgtgtgtgtgtgtgtaacctgggtgtgttacctgcaggtgtgtgtgtgtgtgtgtgtgtaacctgggtgtgttacctgcaggtgtgtttgtgtgggtgtgggtgtgttacctgcaggtgtgtgtttgtgtgtgtaacctgggtgtgttacctgcaggtgtgtgtgtgtgtgtgtgtaacctgggtgtgttacctgcaggtgtgtgtgcgtgtgtgtgtgtgtaacctggGTGTGCTAcctgcaggtgtgtttgtgtgtgtgtgtgtgtgtgtgtgtaacctgggtgtgttacctgcaggtgtgtttgtgtgtgtgtgtgtgtgtgtgttacctgcaggtgtgtgtgtgtgtttgtgttacctgcaggtgtgtgtgtgtgtgtgtgtttgtgttacctgcaggtgtgtttgtgtgtgtgtgtgtgtgtgtgtgttacctgcaggtgtgtgtgtgtgtgtgtttgtgttacctgcaggtgtgtgtgtgtgtgtgtgtttgtgttacctgcaggtgtgtttgtgtgtgtgtgttacctgcaggtgtgtgtgttgaacctCTTCCCCTGCCGCAGACAGCTCTGAGGGCTCTCCCGGCACTGGCAGAGGCAGGTGTCCGGGTTCAGGGGCTGGTCGCCAGGGCAACGGGCTGCgcagacacacccacagagCTCCGCCTCCCAGCGCTGGCCAGACGGACAGCCCcgcccctctacctgctcctcacaCTGGCactcacctggacacacacacacacacacacacacacacacacacacacacacacacacacagagacacacacacacacacacagcgccgtgaggcacacacgcacacgcaagatTAAAGGGTGAGTTCTGATCTTTATCAGCTGGTTGATCACTGACAGGGTTCTGGAGGGGGCGGTTCTGGAGGGGGCGGTTCTGGAGGGGGCGGTTCTAGAGGGGGCGGTTCTAGAGGGGGCGGTTCTAGAGGGGGCGGTTCTAGAGGGGGCGGTTCTAGGGGGCGGTTCTAGGGGGCGGTTCTAGAGGGGGCGGTTCTAGAGGGGGCGGTTCTAGGGGGTGGTTCTAGAGGGGGCGGTTCTAGAGGGGGCGGTTCTAGAGGGCGGTTATAAGGGGGCGGTTCTAGAGGGGGCGGTTCAAGTCTCCCAGACTCACAGGTGTCGTGGTCCAGCCTCCAGCCCGGCTCACAGCTGCTGTCCGTCAGGCCGTTgcgacacacgcactcacagctGGCGTCGTCCAGGGCCCGGCGGGGGCCGCACAAGGCCAGGGGCCCCGGGGCAAAGGCGCCTGGAACCACAGCAGCACAAGGTCAGCTCAGGGCCCCGCccctcacagacacaccccACTCAGACACGCCCCTCtctcagacacgccccctcccagacacgccccctcacaCAGACACGCCCCTCTTACGTACCCAGGTCTCTGACCGGGTGGCTACCGTCGTCAGGGACGCACTCGCAGCCTTCGGCATCCCAGAATAGTCCTGGAGAACAGGGAGCCTGCGGAGGGGGGcagctgtccacacacacacacacacacacacacacacacacacacacagtgaactcCCATTCCCCAGGTCACTGTGATGCTCGGTGGCGGGGGGGTTCGGGGGGCTCACAGGGGGGGCGCGTGGCGTCTGATGACGGTCCTCAGCGGACGCTTGCTCACGCATTCACAGGACGTGTGGTTGACGAAGGTCACCGTGACAACCAGACGCTCCATCAGAGGAGAGAGCTCCAGCACCTGGAGGAAGATCACCATTACTAGTACTAGTTAGAGACCGTTAGAACCCCTAACTAGTACTAGTAAGGAGTATTAACTAGTACCGGTTAGTACTCCTAACTAGTACTAGTTAGAGACCGTTAGAACCCTAACTAGTACTAGTAAGGAGTACTAACTAGTACCGGTTAGTACTCCTAACTAGTACTAGTTAGAGTCCGTTATAACCCCTAACTAGTACTAGAAAGGAGTACTAACTAGTACCGTTAGTACTCCTAACTAGTACTAGTCAGAGTCTGTTAGAATCCCTAACTAGTACTAGTAAGGAGTACTAACTAGTACCGGTAAGTATTCCTAACTAGTACTAGTTAGAGTCCGTTAGAACCCCTAGCTAGTACTAGAAAGGAGTACTAACTAGTACCGTTAGTACTCCTAACTAGTACTAGTTAGAGTCCGTTAGAATACCTAACTAGTACTAGTAAGGAGTACTAACTAGTACCAGTTAGTACTCCTAACTAGTACTTGCACTAAACTAAGCAAAAAAGTAAGGAGATTTGTGTTTGGtcgattatttctctgtggtaacaatgctttCTGGCAATCaatcttataccgttggaaagcctgaTTAGTTCCCTTTCATCtggtgccccatttgtaaggaacaggcatttgtgggatgagcagcagagctgaggATGTGGGTTGCGCCCATGAAAAATGTGCCAAATCTTCTCGGCCAATGCCAAATTTATGCTTATTCTGCCAGTGACTcgtttggtgtttggtggatTGGATGACTGAAGCTAGAAGAAACAAGACATATTGGCAAAttaacaatttattcatttcacAACACATTTCTCAACACTTTGAGGTTAAAGTGCACGTGTTTCCGACACCCGCGCTAACGGGCCTGACGGTGAAGTCGGGCCCAGACTCAACCTACATACTCGgcgctgctgctcatcccacaaatgcatgttccttacaaatggggcaccaGATGAAAGGGAACTAAACAGGCTTTCCGACGGTATAAGATTGATTGCtaaaaagcattgttaccacagagaaataatctacCAAACACAAATctccttactttttgtgctaagtTTAGTTAGAGACTGTTAGAACCCCTAACTAGTTCTAGTAAGGAGTACTAACTAGTACCAGTTAGTACTCCTAACTAGTACGAGTAAGAGACCGTTTGCAACCCTTACTAGTGCTAGTTAGAGACTGTAAGTACTCTTAACTAGTACTAGTTTctacccctaactagaacttgTAAGAGACAGTTAGTACCCCTAATTAGTACTAGTTAGTACCCCTAACTAGTACTCCATAGAGACGGTTAGTACCCCTAACTAGTAATAGTAAGAGATGGTTAGCACTCCAGGGTCATGGTCGGGGATCGGGCTCACGGTCTTGTTGACCAGgcggtgggggtcaggggttagggtcgggggtcagaggtcgggggTCAGGCTCACGGTCTTGTTGACCAggcggtgggggtcagggtcgggTCAGAGGTCGGGGATCGGGCTCACGGTCTTGTTGACCAggcggtgggggtcagggtcgggggtCAGAGGTCCGGGGATCGGGCTCACGGTCTTGTTGACCAGgcggtgggggtcaggggtcagggtcgggggtcagaggtcaggctcACGGTCTTGTTGACCAGgcggtgggggtcaggggttagggtcgggggtcagaggtcagaggtcaggctcACGGTCTTGTTGACCAGgcggtgggggtcaggggtcgggggtcagaggtcaggctcACG from Gadus macrocephalus chromosome 4, ASM3116895v1 includes these protein-coding regions:
- the LOC132456528 gene encoding uncharacterized protein LOC132456528 isoform X4, yielding MAEEGVTLPELRGLDGRLESLSVKYSRHAPQIDSRAFCADFCKMVEGFCGVQGGPAPQLRVLEVALCYFFRASSFLPPHCDHVQHALSSLALSVFELLLFLDQKEFIQEALPPLTLTLQECHLALARHPNVYLLRLKALLQDGGPWGNGVLQGVLREAEVPQSQVDLFLGSEPPLFLELRVRYLLASGRGQEAAALARRCAAARTPSRQRAFFLQVHLAALCTTERTEQLHKEVCALGGGEVVQVVCGMEQREEEAVLLRLCRAGLRSQLVSGGHAPCLRQLVCVWGALHRRLQTSGPELLEESRQLLQEATDATAIFPFIRVLLEELGDGGLPFCVELCSRALGSGLLPGGAARSLIHKAVAGLLPRDLEVCRACALLVFFQDRSLGAYRTAVRLYSLPDQEYHAEATPVGNHLRFDLLQALKKDLVFDPEFWNVAAIRSHCQKLLSGEEQRAAREEGPEEARCTKEVRPAAPPPPTATAPHRADSRKRPENGTAPKRTRLCRGPALPPGHASLRNKTTRTAPPPRTAPPPRTAAPPPRTAAPPPRTAAPPRASGEFLRRSCWQPGRTNDGLPSGRGEPRRITRYSEKNCPKRRIRTPRWLLEDSGTLEMDARREGKKLRRKRRQQEQQEEQQARALVTRSASAPPRTDAKDKQSLTRHLKGLSLDYLRPASPARVVLELSLPDNELTDIFTEESRMNGLPPALPDPPSPRPPGPPPADRPPRLKHVVIRASDEVSLARQLHCYSRRNKHLAAAAAGEVQSAPSVVTRSSSQAPPTKGRPRVPRSKPLVEMKVTIASHAPVRTRAGQSQLGGRAPAQALSAGSRPADNKASPVGQRPLAPGCTAVKTARSPSPDADTKPSLDDRAREVGPLNARKDLAALQPGDVSEPARTDATADGPAAEARHDAGRHGGDAAACGASDARGHRGEEDLHGLRLLSETVSALAPQSVPEASGEAAEERSLPAQRSPSLGSGPDSPPDRSACSPSAPGSGEAGSGEPRLEHRCSLCDKVFRGKRVAVHAMFHYRRHQCMFCRTPLKHGHLATLHVSEHVDALKRREAEREERGGGRREGSEALRSTGTPPPAGGQRRPRTPLTPAASAARSPSGSRRLRSDGRVSKGSPAPSPGAKVNGHLKGPAPHQQRPPLPVLEDKPATTDPPPSEPPRPPTQTAGRLEAASAVAAETCCPVAGCPWRAALSRSSVALLYHALEAHPRDHAPLRLAFSVFDGQCSVCLRVLWSFQHYRHHVERHRLAPRHPCLHRGCGARFRTAMEMRRHSRRHRPLQAGCCVPGCSRLFICLWALNLHEREHYTTGGDAEARGAADPGARRTGARPDPAQATPARAKGRLKVSERAAEAEPHSEVRAGGSGTRRSPGSRRVQGVQGPAHCPAGPRSAASHKQRRTPSRPRAEPVQPAPVASGNRMRRGLSGRPVKLDTDGHKTKNPPATSTESSTTAAVQKPARKREAGLILAEERQSYHKSRLTSKFHEKSAQSAPLDQEQSAPLDQEQSAPLDQEQLAPLDQEQSSTFDQKESAPLDQEQSAPLDQGQSAPLDQEQSAPLDQEQSAPLDQEESAPLDQEESAPLDQEESAPLDQGQSAPLDQEQSAPLDQEQSAPLDQEQSAPLDQEQSAPFDQEQSAPLDQEQSAPLDQKESAPLDKEQSATLDQEQSAPLDQEQSAPLDQEQSVLLDQEQSAPLDQEQSAPLDQKESAPLDQKESAPLDQKESAPLDQKESAPFDQKESAPFDQEESAPFDQEESAPFDQEESAPFDQEESAPFDQEESAPLASKKQEQSSSLTSTEQEQSSSLTSTEQEQSASLTSTEQEQSASLTSTEQEQLAPLDQEQSALLDQEQEQSAPLASVDQEQSAPLDQEQSASPDQEHSGPLDQEQSAPLDQGQSAPLDQGQSAPLDQGQSAPLDQGQSAPLYQEQSAPLDQDQSAPLDSPDQEQLQIHQASKKHKPISAAPKNSDVDLVKKGRVAHLNSGPKTKAASTGNAPESKCRTQTKMKDLKVAKATKTALVPKATKTASVTKATKTASVTKATKASSVTKAKRAPSVAKATKSTAVAKAPKAPSVAKATKARSVAKATEVTAVAKATEVAAVTQTCDVPQEAPATGPSPAGPHQRGAGDGVGYTVLINGAAAVKRRAADEATPPSYRKNYFRAPPTTYLDERFTNMPKRRKHMAMFRSAAARSPEPRAAATRCPSCFSSFLRQDELQAHLRDHRCSGMFGFDSDEDDS